Proteins encoded in a region of the Planococcus shixiaomingii genome:
- a CDS encoding acyltransferase family protein: MKTLCVSKNGDFKVKNLNEINIIRALACIFIVATHAITNYLRNIDVNLDTENQYIVWIRFALLCSTPIFILISETLISRNYPEGVPKGFFLKRVKFILVPYILIGLVVSYRSSDGDLMSFLQVAVDKVLLGSWYGFFVIVIFQFYILHWLIGKYLARINPIGPLILSFLITFFHVYGYVNVQAYQDFILTKYPFWYKTHIFMWIFYFIAAFYIGQYYEKIITFLMEKIWIPVAATILTFGIIMYNYYEVGYTRVSSERYDMMLYSVSIFFLLVVFIRKFNFYHKGLMMVSHFSFYIYLTHLIILPYFTKLSLMFGENFFTYVIIMTFLTISTSIGGAMLYYQHKVTRLFTGKIQYLEEKRS, from the coding sequence ATGAAAACCTTATGTGTTTCAAAAAATGGAGATTTTAAAGTGAAAAATTTAAATGAAATCAATATTATACGAGCCCTTGCATGTATTTTTATTGTGGCAACCCATGCCATCACCAATTATTTAAGAAATATTGACGTGAACTTAGATACAGAAAATCAATACATAGTATGGATCAGATTTGCGCTTTTATGTTCCACTCCAATATTTATCTTAATATCGGAAACACTAATTTCTAGAAATTATCCAGAAGGAGTCCCAAAAGGATTTTTCCTGAAAAGAGTAAAGTTCATTTTAGTGCCATACATCCTTATTGGATTAGTAGTCAGTTATCGTAGTTCTGACGGAGATTTAATGTCATTTTTACAAGTAGCTGTCGATAAAGTGCTACTAGGAAGTTGGTATGGATTTTTTGTAATTGTTATTTTCCAATTCTATATTTTACATTGGTTGATCGGAAAATACTTAGCAAGAATAAATCCAATCGGTCCTTTAATCTTATCGTTTTTAATCACTTTCTTCCACGTTTACGGGTATGTAAATGTGCAGGCATATCAAGATTTTATTCTTACTAAATATCCTTTCTGGTACAAGACGCATATATTCATGTGGATTTTTTACTTTATTGCCGCTTTCTATATTGGACAATATTATGAGAAAATCATCACTTTCTTAATGGAGAAAATTTGGATTCCTGTTGCTGCGACTATATTGACATTCGGAATAATTATGTATAACTATTACGAAGTTGGGTACACGCGTGTATCAAGCGAACGCTACGATATGATGCTGTATTCTGTCAGTATTTTCTTCTTGCTAGTTGTGTTCATACGGAAATTCAATTTCTACCACAAGGGGTTAATGATGGTCAGTCATTTTTCGTTCTACATTTATTTGACCCATTTAATTATACTACCATATTTTACAAAATTGTCTTTAATGTTTGGGGAAAACTTTTTCACGTATGTAATTATTATGACCTTCTTAACAATATCCACCTCCATCGGTGGAGCAATGTTATATTATCAGCATAAAGTGACCCGTTTATTTACTGGGAAAATTCAGTATTTAGAAGAAAAACGGAGTTAA
- a CDS encoding CDP-glycerol glycerophosphotransferase family protein has protein sequence MIVKRVLNKVKRHLVKKVEVEKHYIENNRLVFELKLANFFFFKKRFQINYFIEEDVYPLEYKMSSKSRLLVYVPVHLLSFIQSTSHIKISINNKVAWVTKSEEYEDYNQSLLIGTSYLHTSVNKNLRISKRFSDLTFLETPIKTSVVSAGYNSLKLSFDSIGPRVDETVEIYTFNNRRYRIMEGVYNNDEQSLLLTDFSALAVGLWRMFINIDGKLYPLEIGETSERSFASYHHLINITDQNSIFYLELNPHIYNVDGVFIKEIENQTLQLSFSLPSIPGAIEYKLMVDESKSGVTKVYDLAQEKSQLTTEIPMADFCENLFIKRFFLIELSSESKVYSFNISRQQLATTNVLFKTVTDSQLIKMRFYRRKDQSLGLKVFRTKLKKMITSINNFQIEGTIGSIQDFIGSSAYLYIEDRISFTSLKVPIENQFLIDLKNLDLISLKSKDKTVLDFFVVIENSEGKIIRKEKIKYSHAIYKKDSYYSHIVENDAENNEHHFMITTTPFGNLKIETFAIPNTITVPADVTAKDDNVWLIGERSNTAQDNGILLFYWLQQHTDIDAYYVIEEDSLDYEKIKDNPKVLKFGSPEHFHIAFKAKVLLCTHDFENILPFKTAEGFFGYENTKKVFLQHGVLGRKNVEYHKKYYDLPFDLFIVSSDPEKQVIVIDEMGYHESEVVVTGLARFDNLVQKEKPKDILLMPTWREWINTDEQFLSSEYYLTYSSLIQNEKLLGLLEEYDINLHFYPHYRAQNYFQSEIENLHERIKFIPLGSQTVQSLLIEHALLITDYSSVSFDFTLLNKPVVYYHFDVARFFVKGILRPVEETFIGGIATYEDELVTIIEDRIKHNFANFDYDISGIIKYQDLSNCERIYTEVKQLLEDI, from the coding sequence ATGATTGTAAAAAGAGTTCTCAATAAAGTAAAAAGACATTTAGTAAAGAAAGTAGAAGTTGAAAAACATTATATCGAAAATAATCGTTTAGTATTTGAACTTAAATTAGCAAACTTTTTCTTCTTTAAAAAAAGGTTTCAGATAAATTATTTTATAGAAGAAGATGTTTATCCATTGGAGTATAAAATGAGCAGCAAAAGCCGTCTATTGGTTTATGTCCCAGTTCATTTACTGTCGTTCATTCAATCGACTTCTCATATCAAAATTTCTATTAACAACAAAGTCGCCTGGGTTACTAAATCGGAAGAATATGAAGATTACAACCAAAGCTTATTGATTGGCACTAGTTACCTTCATACGAGCGTCAATAAAAATCTTCGAATAAGTAAACGCTTCAGTGATTTGACGTTTCTTGAAACTCCTATAAAAACATCGGTGGTTTCTGCTGGTTACAACTCCTTAAAACTATCTTTCGATTCTATTGGCCCACGTGTAGATGAAACGGTCGAAATCTATACGTTCAACAACAGACGCTATAGAATCATGGAAGGTGTTTATAACAATGACGAGCAAAGTCTTTTACTAACTGATTTTTCGGCACTTGCAGTAGGTTTATGGAGAATGTTCATCAATATCGACGGCAAATTGTATCCGTTAGAAATTGGGGAGACTTCTGAAAGATCTTTTGCCTCTTATCATCACCTGATTAATATTACTGATCAAAACTCAATTTTCTATTTGGAGTTGAATCCTCATATTTACAATGTAGATGGTGTTTTCATCAAAGAAATAGAGAATCAAACGTTGCAATTATCTTTTTCTCTGCCTTCAATTCCAGGTGCAATAGAGTACAAGTTAATGGTAGATGAATCAAAAAGCGGAGTAACTAAAGTATATGATCTTGCACAAGAGAAAAGCCAGTTAACTACAGAGATTCCGATGGCAGATTTCTGTGAAAATCTATTTATTAAACGCTTCTTCCTCATTGAACTAAGCTCAGAATCAAAAGTTTACAGCTTCAATATTAGCCGGCAGCAACTGGCTACTACCAATGTTCTCTTTAAAACTGTTACTGACTCTCAATTGATTAAGATGAGATTTTATCGCCGCAAAGACCAAAGCTTAGGTTTAAAAGTATTCCGTACGAAATTGAAAAAAATGATCACTTCGATTAACAACTTTCAAATCGAAGGAACTATTGGTTCAATTCAAGACTTTATCGGATCTTCCGCTTATTTGTATATAGAAGATCGAATTTCTTTTACCTCTTTAAAAGTGCCGATTGAAAATCAATTCTTAATAGACCTGAAGAACCTGGATTTAATCAGTTTAAAGAGCAAGGATAAAACGGTTCTGGACTTTTTTGTAGTTATTGAAAATAGCGAAGGCAAAATAATAAGAAAAGAAAAAATCAAGTACAGCCACGCTATATACAAAAAAGACAGTTATTATAGTCATATCGTGGAAAATGATGCAGAGAATAATGAACATCATTTCATGATTACCACTACCCCATTCGGCAACTTGAAAATCGAAACTTTTGCCATCCCGAATACCATCACGGTACCGGCTGATGTAACGGCGAAAGATGATAACGTCTGGTTAATTGGTGAAAGAAGCAATACAGCACAGGATAATGGGATTTTATTGTTTTATTGGCTGCAGCAGCATACCGATATTGATGCTTATTATGTTATTGAAGAAGATAGTCTCGACTATGAAAAAATAAAGGACAATCCGAAAGTTTTGAAATTCGGCTCCCCAGAACATTTTCATATTGCTTTTAAAGCAAAAGTCCTTTTGTGCACACATGATTTTGAAAATATACTTCCTTTTAAAACTGCCGAAGGATTTTTCGGTTATGAAAATACGAAAAAAGTATTTTTACAGCATGGCGTACTAGGCAGAAAAAATGTTGAATACCATAAAAAATATTATGATCTTCCTTTTGACCTGTTTATCGTAAGCAGCGATCCTGAAAAACAAGTGATCGTCATAGATGAGATGGGCTATCATGAAAGCGAAGTTGTTGTAACTGGATTAGCCCGATTTGACAACTTAGTCCAAAAAGAAAAGCCTAAAGATATTTTGTTGATGCCGACTTGGCGTGAGTGGATCAATACAGATGAACAATTTTTAAGCAGCGAATATTACCTTACTTATTCCAGTCTTATTCAAAATGAGAAGCTGCTTGGGTTGTTAGAAGAATATGACATTAATTTGCATTTCTATCCTCACTATCGGGCTCAGAACTATTTCCAAAGTGAGATTGAGAATTTGCATGAACGGATTAAATTCATTCCTCTTGGATCCCAAACAGTTCAAAGCCTATTGATTGAACATGCTTTATTGATTACAGATTATAGTAGTGTCAGCTTCGATTTCACTCTTTTAAACAAGCCTGTCGTCTATTATCACTTTGATGTAGCGCGTTTCTTCGTAAAAGGCATCTTACGGCCTGTAGAAGAGACCTTCATCGGCGGCATCGCAACTTATGAAGATGAGCTTGTGACAATCATTGAAGACCGCATTAAACACAATTTCGCTAACTTTGATTATGATATTTCGGGCATAATCAAGTATCAAGATCTATCAAACTGTGAACGAATTTATACTGAAGTAAAGCAGCTGCTTGAAGACATTTAA
- a CDS encoding N-acetylmuramoyl-L-alanine amidase, whose product MTTFIKTNVYLVIALLVMQLLPTQVLAAESEKLPELEFSKVTLSSNESGEIELFEEEAAETVLTTIPDGTVVDLTEEKEVISSIRYIQITPDGEPREWIGFVYTSTIKREEMPKEISDAPAPEEIEGIEEEALPKEEVAAEEKPAENAERSEPVSDEPKSEELEENKAPETATGDPEQAEPETAKELEPPIVELPSEEAATEEPASEEPTSAELPLEETPVLEAVEAAPTIEETEEVKEEDQPAVQDQATYTRAAVVSETLQGIALDQSTKVYKETTTSAAVLKTYSQGKVLKFHRYNSEWFSATVYVNGTAQTGFLHKSDIDLLIAEQVVKAYATADNVSVFKTPTRNAEVWKSYKFGHLLTLRTYSSQWYKATVVVNGQSQTGYIPVNDVSFDKPQTPDTGIVLKGVASGGPVSVYSGYTRDSKTLKTYGTGSILAYRDFSGNWYKTTVHVNGVSKTGYIHKADVEAITTNPQTVKGIGIKSPTRIYSKASTGSTTIKSYSLGTKLVYSTFSASWYKATVYIDGKAQTGYINKNDVEKITTTPVKLNGIGIKSPTKIYSRASTGAAAIKTYSYGSNLAFRSFTSKWYETTVYVNGKAKTGYIYKDDIVFSNGKIVYLDPGHGGKDGGAAANGIVEKTLVLDIGLRTEQLLKNAGFTVLMTRKTDVFLELAERTRLANASNADIFVSIHANAFNGYAKGIETFWYDKHEAAESKRLATELQKNLVDQMELSDRRVALGNYHVIRETEAPSALVEVGFIDNAIDAAKLKLNEYKQRAAEGIFAGLIAFFK is encoded by the coding sequence ATGACAACTTTTATCAAAACAAATGTATATTTAGTAATTGCCCTTTTGGTAATGCAGCTGTTACCCACCCAGGTTCTTGCGGCAGAATCCGAGAAGCTTCCAGAGCTCGAATTTTCAAAAGTGACTCTTTCTTCAAATGAGTCAGGAGAAATTGAATTGTTTGAAGAGGAGGCAGCGGAAACGGTATTAACAACTATCCCAGATGGCACGGTAGTAGATCTAACTGAAGAAAAAGAAGTGATTTCTTCGATTCGATACATCCAAATTACCCCCGACGGCGAACCTCGCGAATGGATTGGTTTTGTTTATACTTCAACTATAAAACGTGAAGAAATGCCTAAAGAAATCAGCGATGCTCCGGCTCCAGAGGAGATTGAAGGCATTGAGGAAGAAGCACTGCCTAAGGAAGAAGTCGCAGCAGAAGAAAAACCTGCAGAGAATGCTGAACGATCTGAACCGGTGAGTGATGAACCGAAATCAGAAGAACTTGAAGAAAACAAAGCACCAGAAACAGCGACAGGAGATCCGGAACAAGCGGAACCCGAAACGGCGAAAGAGCTTGAACCACCCATAGTAGAACTGCCATCGGAAGAAGCAGCAACAGAAGAACCTGCATCAGAAGAACCAACTTCAGCTGAACTACCATTAGAAGAAACCCCAGTTCTTGAAGCAGTTGAAGCAGCTCCAACGATTGAGGAAACAGAAGAAGTAAAAGAAGAAGATCAGCCTGCGGTTCAAGATCAGGCAACTTACACAAGAGCAGCTGTTGTCAGTGAAACGCTGCAGGGAATCGCACTTGATCAATCCACAAAAGTCTATAAAGAGACAACCACAAGTGCTGCAGTCCTCAAAACTTATTCACAAGGGAAGGTTTTGAAGTTCCACCGCTATAATAGCGAATGGTTCAGTGCCACAGTTTATGTGAACGGCACAGCCCAAACAGGGTTTCTCCACAAAAGCGATATTGATTTGCTAATAGCTGAACAAGTAGTGAAGGCTTATGCCACTGCAGATAATGTTTCCGTTTTTAAAACCCCGACACGCAATGCGGAAGTTTGGAAAAGTTATAAGTTTGGCCATTTGTTAACATTGCGCACGTATTCATCGCAGTGGTATAAAGCGACAGTCGTAGTAAACGGTCAATCGCAGACAGGATATATTCCGGTTAATGACGTCTCATTCGATAAACCGCAAACTCCGGATACCGGAATAGTGTTAAAGGGAGTTGCGAGTGGAGGCCCAGTCTCTGTCTACAGCGGGTACACAAGAGATTCGAAGACATTGAAAACATACGGTACAGGCAGCATTTTAGCTTACCGGGACTTCAGCGGAAATTGGTATAAAACCACAGTCCATGTTAACGGTGTGTCGAAAACTGGCTACATCCATAAAGCAGATGTTGAGGCAATTACTACAAATCCTCAAACAGTTAAAGGAATCGGCATAAAAAGTCCGACAAGAATTTATTCAAAAGCATCAACTGGTTCCACTACTATAAAATCCTATTCTTTAGGTACAAAGCTGGTTTACAGCACATTCTCCGCAAGCTGGTATAAAGCGACTGTCTATATTGACGGCAAAGCGCAGACCGGTTATATCAACAAAAACGATGTGGAGAAAATTACAACAACGCCTGTGAAACTCAATGGCATCGGCATAAAAAGCCCGACAAAAATCTATTCTCGAGCATCAACAGGTGCTGCTGCAATTAAAACTTATTCATATGGATCGAATTTAGCATTTAGATCGTTCACCTCTAAGTGGTATGAGACCACTGTATATGTTAACGGCAAAGCGAAGACAGGATATATTTACAAAGACGATATTGTATTTTCAAACGGAAAAATTGTATACCTGGATCCAGGGCACGGCGGTAAAGACGGTGGAGCTGCAGCTAATGGCATTGTTGAAAAAACGTTGGTATTAGATATTGGACTGCGTACCGAGCAGCTATTAAAGAATGCAGGCTTTACTGTTTTGATGACCCGCAAGACAGACGTTTTCCTTGAACTGGCAGAGCGCACACGGTTAGCGAATGCTTCAAATGCGGATATTTTTGTCAGCATCCATGCGAACGCCTTTAATGGGTATGCTAAAGGAATCGAAACCTTCTGGTACGATAAGCACGAAGCGGCAGAAAGCAAACGGCTGGCAACCGAGCTTCAGAAAAATCTAGTCGATCAGATGGAATTATCCGATCGGCGCGTAGCCCTAGGAAATTATCATGTAATCCGCGAAACAGAAGCACCTAGTGCTTTAGTGGAAGTCGGGTTCATCGACAATGCAATAGATGCTGCAAAGCTGAAGCTTAACGAATATAAACAGCGCGCAGCAGAAGGGATTTTTGCTGGTCTAATAGCATTTTTCAAGTAA
- a CDS encoding S8 family serine peptidase, which produces MKEWRTVLFIALVFLLAISSAFGGASVTMAAAPAPKEPEVKISEELLKPADPNETVRIIVELEKAPAIDSATKKGLLYKAMPDDTKESLEAAIAANQKATQAAIDKVAPSTTYLESFTTVFNGFSAEVEAKQIEKIVEQKGIKAIYKATEYKRPDIKPEMIHSKELVQAQQVWNDYGLRGEGTVVGIIDTGIDPSHKDMILTDNAKGELTKAEVDALLADKSLRSGKFFTEKVPFGYNYMDGNDEIRDIGPDATMHGMHVAGTVAANGNEENNGVKGIAPEAQLLALKVFSNDPLSPSTYGDIYIKAIDDAIKLGADVVNMSIGATAGFVDSSDPEQLAVERATDNGILVSVSAGNSNMLGAGFAPPLAANQDYGLTGSPSVAYDSFGVASFENTMITAKSFLKKVNGADAGRSIYFMSNKVDPAELPEDAYAVVDAGLGKPEEFEGKDFVNKFALISRGEITFAQKALNAQAAGAVGVIIYNNTTGVIGMAGDPAIRIPFLSILQSDGLEMKAALDAGSELTVSFDGEYLEVPSPTAGKMSDFTSWGPTPNLDFKPEITAPGGNIFSTLNNDQYGLMSGTSMAAPHVSGGAALLFQRLQDELKVDGVDRVQYAKNLMMNSANPVEFAEGQFVSPRRQGSGLMQLHDALSTDFMVTDKATHEAKVALKEINNDQFSFALVAENFSDSSATFNVAVNVQVDKVMNAGGNRFVTNPNTLGSENITGAVNISAPQAITIPANGQVEIPVTVNMSAISGQLRTALTNGFFVDGFVTLTDSKEEATGNSKLVVPYFGFNGGWDDANIFDKFAWDPMTYYGTTVLVNNQNAIMKGGTHEPKYVPEKFAFSPNGDGVWDQIFPYFSLLRNAKELEVNVLDAEGKKLRTIRSDKKLMKNYSPLAPYVADQAYGWNGQVLGKQVEDGKYQIQLRAVIDFPDAQWQSIEFPILVDTVAPQAQAAYNADTTTVEVASFTDTEGGAGPDRWEVFLNGTELTEDAATPADESLAPATRNFKLPSPIKTGDELVAIFYDVAGNRQQVELTKAPATVTTSEPTIYIDAPLNLSIHNKEKIIVSGRVEDDTKVASVTVNGAPASQFDGRNFTHTLTLVDGVRDIDVAAVDDSGNDIQIRRKVFVDTTPAELTLLDVPKSIPANQNEAEITFNIKDNFDEIRVYVYDSEIYAHKISTPYEVKNFNEKVTAKIPVLEGGVNQFKLIATDLAGNPTEVEFSIRKETEKN; this is translated from the coding sequence GTGAAAGAGTGGCGAACGGTTTTATTTATAGCATTGGTATTTTTACTCGCAATAAGTTCTGCGTTTGGAGGCGCATCGGTAACAATGGCGGCAGCGCCTGCACCGAAAGAACCGGAAGTAAAAATTTCAGAGGAATTGTTGAAACCGGCAGATCCAAATGAAACAGTGCGGATCATAGTCGAGCTTGAGAAAGCGCCGGCAATCGACAGTGCAACGAAAAAAGGGCTGCTCTATAAAGCTATGCCAGACGATACAAAAGAAAGTTTGGAAGCGGCTATTGCCGCCAATCAAAAAGCCACTCAAGCCGCTATCGATAAAGTGGCGCCGAGCACTACTTATTTAGAGAGTTTTACAACGGTTTTTAACGGGTTTTCAGCAGAAGTGGAAGCAAAACAGATAGAGAAAATCGTTGAGCAAAAAGGCATCAAAGCGATTTATAAAGCGACTGAATACAAACGGCCGGACATTAAGCCGGAGATGATCCACTCCAAGGAACTCGTGCAAGCCCAGCAAGTTTGGAATGATTACGGCTTGCGCGGCGAGGGGACGGTTGTCGGCATTATCGATACCGGCATCGATCCGTCGCATAAAGACATGATTTTGACCGATAACGCGAAAGGCGAGCTGACAAAAGCGGAAGTGGATGCGCTGCTTGCCGACAAATCGCTTAGAAGCGGCAAGTTCTTCACTGAAAAAGTGCCGTTCGGCTATAACTACATGGATGGCAATGACGAAATCCGAGACATCGGTCCGGACGCTACAATGCACGGCATGCACGTAGCCGGGACCGTCGCAGCGAACGGCAACGAGGAGAATAACGGCGTCAAAGGGATAGCGCCGGAAGCGCAGTTGTTGGCGCTGAAAGTATTTTCAAACGATCCATTGTCTCCATCGACGTATGGGGATATCTACATTAAAGCTATTGATGACGCCATCAAACTCGGCGCGGACGTAGTCAATATGTCGATCGGCGCGACAGCCGGGTTCGTCGATTCCTCCGATCCTGAACAGCTAGCAGTTGAACGCGCAACGGATAATGGCATTCTCGTTTCAGTCTCAGCAGGGAATTCCAATATGCTCGGAGCCGGATTTGCGCCGCCGCTTGCCGCCAACCAGGATTACGGGTTGACCGGTTCGCCGAGCGTTGCCTACGATTCGTTTGGTGTTGCTTCATTTGAAAACACGATGATTACCGCCAAAAGCTTCTTGAAGAAAGTAAACGGGGCTGACGCAGGACGCAGCATTTATTTTATGTCCAATAAAGTTGATCCGGCCGAACTGCCGGAAGACGCTTATGCGGTAGTGGATGCAGGACTCGGCAAACCGGAAGAATTTGAAGGCAAGGACTTCGTCAATAAATTCGCGCTCATTTCCCGAGGTGAGATCACATTTGCCCAAAAAGCGCTGAATGCTCAGGCGGCTGGCGCGGTCGGAGTCATTATCTACAACAACACGACAGGCGTCATTGGCATGGCAGGCGACCCGGCAATCCGGATTCCGTTCCTGTCGATACTTCAAAGCGACGGGCTGGAAATGAAAGCGGCCCTTGATGCAGGAAGCGAATTGACGGTGTCATTCGACGGAGAGTATTTGGAAGTGCCAAGCCCGACAGCCGGGAAAATGAGCGATTTCACATCTTGGGGACCGACGCCGAACTTGGACTTTAAACCTGAAATCACAGCACCTGGCGGAAATATTTTCTCGACTTTGAACAATGACCAGTACGGCCTCATGAGCGGAACGTCGATGGCGGCACCGCATGTATCAGGGGGAGCAGCGCTATTGTTCCAGCGTCTGCAGGACGAATTGAAAGTGGACGGAGTAGACCGGGTTCAATATGCTAAAAATCTCATGATGAACTCGGCAAATCCGGTGGAATTCGCAGAAGGGCAGTTTGTCTCGCCGCGCCGCCAAGGCTCCGGTTTGATGCAGTTGCATGACGCGTTGTCAACGGACTTTATGGTGACGGATAAAGCGACACACGAAGCAAAAGTGGCGTTGAAAGAAATCAACAACGACCAGTTTTCATTCGCGCTCGTCGCTGAGAACTTCTCAGATAGTTCAGCCACCTTCAATGTCGCTGTCAATGTCCAAGTGGACAAAGTGATGAACGCAGGGGGCAACCGCTTCGTGACAAATCCGAATACGTTGGGATCGGAAAACATCACTGGGGCCGTGAACATTTCAGCTCCTCAAGCGATTACCATACCGGCAAATGGCCAGGTTGAAATTCCAGTGACCGTCAATATGTCTGCAATCAGCGGACAATTGAGAACAGCGCTGACGAATGGGTTTTTCGTGGATGGCTTTGTGACATTGACGGATTCCAAGGAAGAAGCGACCGGGAACTCCAAACTCGTCGTTCCGTATTTCGGCTTTAATGGCGGCTGGGACGATGCCAATATCTTTGATAAATTTGCCTGGGATCCGATGACCTATTATGGCACTACTGTACTGGTCAACAATCAAAACGCCATCATGAAAGGCGGCACTCATGAACCGAAATATGTACCAGAGAAATTTGCCTTTTCACCAAATGGCGACGGCGTATGGGATCAAATTTTCCCGTACTTCTCACTGCTCCGGAATGCCAAAGAGCTGGAAGTGAATGTGCTGGATGCAGAGGGCAAAAAGCTCCGCACTATCCGCTCCGACAAGAAACTGATGAAAAACTACAGTCCGCTTGCACCATATGTGGCTGATCAGGCTTACGGCTGGAACGGCCAAGTGCTGGGCAAACAAGTGGAGGACGGTAAATACCAGATCCAGCTGCGCGCGGTCATCGATTTCCCGGATGCCCAGTGGCAGTCGATTGAATTCCCAATTCTCGTCGATACGGTAGCACCGCAAGCTCAAGCAGCCTATAATGCGGACACCACGACAGTGGAAGTGGCAAGCTTTACCGACACCGAAGGGGGAGCGGGCCCGGACCGCTGGGAAGTGTTCCTGAACGGCACCGAACTGACGGAGGACGCGGCGACGCCGGCCGATGAATCGCTGGCGCCGGCCACCCGGAACTTCAAGCTTCCTTCACCGATAAAAACGGGAGATGAACTGGTGGCCATCTTCTATGACGTCGCAGGCAACCGCCAGCAAGTCGAACTTACGAAGGCACCTGCTACAGTCACGACTTCGGAACCGACAATTTACATCGATGCACCATTGAATCTTTCCATTCACAATAAGGAAAAGATCATTGTAAGCGGACGTGTTGAAGATGACACGAAAGTGGCTTCGGTTACAGTGAACGGAGCACCGGCATCGCAGTTCGACGGCCGCAACTTCACGCATACGCTGACGCTGGTGGACGGCGTTCGGGATATCGACGTGGCTGCGGTCGATGATAGCGGCAATGACATACAGATACGCCGCAAAGTCTTCGTCGACACCACTCCGGCGGAATTGACGCTGCTTGATGTGCCGAAGAGCATTCCGGCAAATCAAAACGAAGCGGAAATCACGTTCAACATCAAAGACAATTTTGACGAAATCCGGGTATACGTTTATGACAGTGAAATTTACGCGCATAAAATATCCACTCCGTATGAAGTGAAAAACTTCAATGAAAAAGTGACAGCTAAAATTCCGGTGCTCGAAGGTGGCGTAAATCAGTTTAAACTCATCGCAACGGATTTGGCGGGTAATCCGACAGAAGTAGAATTTTCAATTAGGAAAGAAACTGAAAAAAATTAA
- a CDS encoding VanZ family protein — MKKILLLLVLLGILFISSGQTYEQQTLIPTLEKYLASKPFEGLLSYLHIPYYGISVSIEERGYFAFIEFLLRKGAHLFMFGALAIAVFVLLPKPKFWLAFAITVGLAFLDEFHQSLTGGRTPAFQDVLLDSIGAFIALSIWWLYMKIKSRKKHARRNNKKTVQNRG, encoded by the coding sequence ATGAAAAAAATACTCTTACTTTTAGTACTGCTCGGCATCTTATTCATTTCCTCTGGCCAGACATACGAACAGCAAACGCTTATTCCGACACTGGAAAAATACTTGGCGTCCAAGCCGTTTGAAGGCTTGCTCAGCTATTTGCACATCCCGTACTACGGAATATCGGTATCCATCGAAGAAAGGGGCTATTTTGCTTTTATCGAGTTTTTATTGCGCAAAGGTGCACATCTCTTCATGTTTGGCGCATTAGCCATCGCAGTATTCGTGCTTTTGCCGAAACCGAAATTTTGGCTGGCGTTCGCCATCACGGTCGGCTTGGCATTCCTCGACGAATTCCACCAATCGCTGACAGGCGGCCGCACGCCGGCATTTCAAGACGTTTTGCTAGATTCAATCGGCGCATTCATCGCGCTCAGCATCTGGTGGCTGTACATGAAAATAAAATCTCGAAAAAAACATGCGCGCCGAAACAATAAGAAAACGGTCCAAAATCGTGGGTAA